From one Pagrus major chromosome 21, Pma_NU_1.0 genomic stretch:
- the pitrm1 gene encoding presequence protease, mitochondrial translates to MFRQTKAVLQKLRYLNLNGQEHTWKLKSTSARERAAQYQPGQKVHGFTVREVAVVPDLFLTAVKLTHDKTGAQYLHAARDDSNNLFSVQFRTTPMDSTGVPHILEHTVLCGSEKYPCRDPFFKMLTRSLSTFMNAFTASDYTMYPFSTQNGKDFQNLLSVYLDAVFFPCLREQDFKQEGWRLENETPTDPNTPLVFKGVVFNEMKGAFSENERVYAQYLQNKLYPDHTYSVVSGGEPLAIPDLTWEQLRQFHATHYHPSNARFFTYGDLPLEQHLKQIEEEALSKFERINPNTEVPSQPHWSSPREDHVTCSPDALAPDPARQNTLCVSYLLGDITDTFEGFTLSLLSSLMISGPNSPFYKALIEPKIGTDFSSVVGYDGSTKEASFSIGLQGMAAEDTERVKQIIRQTIDDIIENGFEEERIEALLHKIEIQMKHQSTNFGLSLASYIASSWNHDGDPVELLQINESVSQFRQALKENPRFLQDKVKHYFKENTHRLTLSMSPDEAYMEKQAQAEEEKLQKKIQALSDSDRKEIYEKGLELLDAQSKTQDASCLPALKVSDIEPTIPVTPVQISTAGGVPVQYCEQPTNGLVYFRAMCSLNTLPEEFRLYVPLFCSVITKMGCGALDYRQQAQQKELRTGGMSVSTQVIQDSTQLDIYEQGVLLDSSCLDRNLPHMFQLWSDTFNSPHFDDEERLRVLVMMSAQELANGIAYSGHMYAMTRSGRHLTPAGDLQETFGGMEQVKFMKRIAEMSDLSQVIRTLPRIKKHLLNPDNMRCAVNTTPQKMSDTAAQLENFMKDVSENRKERKPVRSNIIERPLDPRDDSGPSRKLVSELNFSPCQMKTLFQMPFPVNFVSESIRTVPFSHQDYASLCVLARMMTAKFLHGEIREKGGAYGGGARMGGGVFSFYSYRDPNSVQTLSAFRRGVDWAKSGQFTQQDIDEAKLSVFSAVDSPVAPANKGMGLFLSGVTDEMKQSHRERLFAVTHKNLVDVAERYLGVGQRTCGVTILGPENETIKKDPSWIVK, encoded by the exons ATGTTTCGGCAAACGAAGGCGGTGCTCCAGAAACTTCGGTATCTCAA TTTGAATGGACAGGAGCATACGTGGAAGCTGAAGAGCACATCAGCAAGAGAAAGAGCTGCTCAGTACCAACCAGGACAGAAAGTCCATGGTTTCACAGTCAGAGAG GTTGCAGTGGTCCCTGACTTGTTTCTCACCGCGGTGAAGTTGACCCATGATAAAACTGGAGCTCAGTACCTCCATGCAGCCAGAGATGACTCCAACAACCTCTTTAG TGTCCAGTTCAGAACGACCCCCATGGACAGCACAGGAGTCCCGCACATCCTGGAGCACACGGTGCTGTGTGGGTCTGAGAAATATCCCTGCAGAGATCCTTTCTTCAAGATGCTCACCAGGTCCCTGTCCACCTTCATGAACGCTTTCACAG CCAGTGACTACACCATGTATCCGTTCTCAACTCAAAACGGGAAGGACTTCCAGAATCTTCTGTCAGTTTATCTGGATGCAGTTTTCTTCCCTTGTTTACGAGAGCAGGATTTCAA GCAGGAGGGCTGGAGGCTGGAGAATGAAACCCCCACAGATCCAAACACTCCTCTGGTGTTTAAAGGCGTCGTGTTCAATGAAATGAAGGGGGCTTTT TCAGAGAACGAGCGTGTGTACGCCCAGTACCTCCAGAACAAGCTGTATCCAGACCACACCTACTCTGTGGTGTCAGGAGGGGAGCCTTTAGCCATCCCCGACCTCACCTGGGAGCAACTCAGACAATTCCACGCCACGCACTACCACCCCAGCAACGCCAG GTTCTTCACATATGGAGATTTGCCTTTGGAGCAGCATCTGAAGCAGATTGAAGAGGAGGCTCTGTCCAAGTTTGAGCGCATCAACCCGAACACTGAGGTCCCCTCCCAGCCGCACTGGAGCAGCCCT AGAGAGGACCATGTGACCTGCAGCCCTGACGCTCTGGCTCCAGATCCAGCCAGGCAGAACACGCTGTGTGTGAGCTACCTGCTGGGAGA CATCACTGACACGTTTGAAGGATTCACTCTCAGCCTGCTGTCCTCTCTGATGATCTCTGGACCAAACTCTCCCTTCTACAAAGCTCTCATTGAACCCAAGATAGGAACCGACTTCTCTTCTGTCGTAGG ATATGATGGCAGCACCAAAGAGGCATCGTTCAGCATCGGACTGCAGGGGATGGCTGCGGAGGACACAGAGAGGGTGAAACAAATCATCAGACAAACCATCGATGACATTATAGA AAATGGCTTCGAGGAGGAAAGAATCGAGGCTCTCCTCCATAAGATCGAGATCCAGATGAAACACCAGTCCACCAACTTCGGTCTGTCTCTGGCCTCG tACATAGCATCATCGTGGAATCATGACGGCGACCCTGTGGAGCTGCTGCAAATCAACGAAAGTGTTTCTCAGTTCAGACAGGCCCTGAAGGAAAACCCTCGCTTCCTCCAGGACAAAGTCAAGCACTACTTTAAG gagaacacacacagactgacccTGTCAATGAGCCCAGATGAAGCCTACATGGAGAAACAGGCCCAGGCTGAAGAGGAGAAGCTTCAGAAAAAGATCCAGGCTCTGTCCGacagtgacagaaaagaaaTCTATGAGAAAG gTCTGGAGCTGCTGGATGCTCAGAGTAAAACCCAGGACGCCTCCTGTTTGCCTGCACTCAAAGTGTCCGACATCGAGCCCACGATACCCGTCACCCCTGTTCAGATCAGCACAGCAG GAGGTGTTCCAGTTCAGTACTGTGAGCAGCCCACCAATGGCTTGGTTTACTTCAGAGCCATGTGTAGTCTCAACACGCTGCCAGAGGAGTTCAGGCTTTACGTCCCCCTCTTCTGCAGTGTCATCACCAA GATGGGCTGTGGAGCTCTGGACTACAGGCAGCAGGCCCAGCAGAAGGAGCTGAGGACAGGGGGCATGTCCGTCTCCACCCAGGTCATCCAGGACTCCACCCAGCTGGACATTTACGAGCAG GGTGTCCTCCTGGATTCCTCGTGTCTGGACAGGAACCTCCCTCACATGTTCCAGCTGTGGAGCGACACATTCAACAG CCCCCACTTTGATGACGAGGAGCGCCTCAGAGTGCTGGTGATGATGTCAGCGCAGGAGCTGGCCAATGGGATCGCCTACTCTGGTCACATGTATGCTATGACCCGTTCAGGCCGTCACCTGACTCCAGCAGGAGACCTCCAGGAGACGTTTGGTGGGATGGAACAG GTGAAGTTTATGAAGAGGATAGCAGAGATGTCCGACCTCAGCCAAGTCATCCGAACACTACCCAGAATCAAAAAACATCTTCTCAACCCAGACAACATGAG GTGTGCAGTGAACACTACTCCACAGAAAATGTCCGACACAGCCGCACAGTTGGAGAATTTTATGAAGGATGtgtctgaaaacagaaaagaacgTAAACCTGTCAGAAGTAATATTATTGAG AGGCCACTAGACCCCCGGGATGACTCCGGACCGAGTAGGAAACTCGTCTCT GAGCTGAACTTCAGTCCGTGTCAGATGAAAACTTTATTCCAGATGCCCTTCCCTGTCAACTTTGTCAGTGAGAGTATTCGTACGGTGCCATTCTCCCACCAGGACTACGCCAG TTTGTGCGTCCTGGCGAGGATGATGACGGCGAAGTTTCTTCACGGAGAGATCCGGGAGAAGGGAGGAGCCTACGGGGGCGGGGCCAGGATGGGAGGAGGTGTTTTCTCCTTCTACTCATACAG GGACCCGAACTCGGTGCAGACCTTGTCTGCGTTCCGTAGAGGCGTGGACTGGGCCAAGTCGGGACAGTTCACTCAGCAGGACATCGATGAAGCCAAACTGTCAGTGTTCTCAGCTGTCGACTCACCTGTGGCCCCCGCAAACAAAG GGATGGGTCTGTTCCTCAGTGGAGTCACAGATGAGATGAAGCAGAGTCACAGAGAAAGACTCTTCGCCGTCACTCACAAAAATCTGGTGGACGTGGCTGAAAG aTACCTCGGTGTTGGTCAGAGGACGTGTGGCGTCACCATCCTGGGTCCGGAGAACGAGACGATTAAAAAAGACCCGTCATGGATTGTAAAATAA